The proteins below are encoded in one region of Phaseolus vulgaris cultivar G19833 chromosome 1, P. vulgaris v2.0, whole genome shotgun sequence:
- the LOC137815149 gene encoding heavy metal-associated isoprenylated plant protein 23-like — protein MGVGDYLSDLMGTGSGNHQHNTKNRKQLQTVELKVMMDCDGCVLKVKKTLSSLDGVESVEINRKQQKVTVTGYVEANKVLKKAKSTGKKAEIWPYVPYNMVANPYTVQAYDKKAPPGYVRRVDNSAAIGTVTAAYEDPYTTMFSDENPNACSIM, from the exons ATGGGAGTTGGTGATTACTTGTCTGATCTAATGGGCACTGGCAGTGGCAACCACCAACACAACACCAAGAACAGAAAGCAATTACAGACCGTAGAGCTGAAGGTGATGATGGATTGTGATGGCTGTGTGCTAAAGGTTAAGAAAACTCTCTCTTCGTTAGATG GAGTAGAATCAGTGGAGATAAACAGGAAACAGCAGAAAGTGACTGTAACTGGTTATGTGGAAGCAAACAAGGTCCTAAAGAAGGCAAAGTCAACAGGGAAAAAGGCTGAGATATGGCCTTACGTGCCTTACAACATGGTGGCAAATCCTTATACTGTTCAAGCTTATGACAAGAAGGCTCCTCCAGGATACGTGAGGAGAGTGGATAACTCTGCCGCCATTGGAACAGTGACAGCAGCTTATGAAGATCCATACACCACCATGTTCAGTGATGAAAACCCAAATGCATGTTCTATCATGTAG
- the LOC137815133 gene encoding uncharacterized protein, translating to MESESEITDSQPHPLSNQIVDACHDMNSLEDLANRGAWRSIIDKVSRARALSLLHKPHDHLTYLAFNALAFTKLRRFNEASAELDSLEDLDSSHYQYETYPKIYPNRVGSMVPFSLRWLHALIPIKLGQRQQGMDRFYTLLDFVRGKIREKGNDNKLGVSLKLWRKREVFVVNCIIGHHLSQKEFGVCLSLMKELLSRDDGSDPVLVSQLGYMQLQIGDLEGAKVSFLKVESEGKNNGSLSEVEFNNLVNRNKALVYLVGKDYVSAVREYEECIERDSADIVAVNNKALCLMYLRDLSDSIKVLESALERVPTVALNETLVVNLCSMYELAYVNHSDIKRTLSNWIARVAPDDFDASCTRT from the coding sequence ATGGAATCGGAATCTGAAATCACCGATTCTCAACCGCACCCTCTCTCGAACCAAATTGTGGACGCGTGCCACGACATGAATTCCCTTGAAGACCTCGCGAACCGCGGCGCGTGGCGTTCAATCATCGACAAGGTCTCCCGCGCCCGCGCTCTGTCTCTCCTCCACAAGCCCCACGACCACCTCACCTACCTCGCCTTCAACGCCCTCGCATTCACAAAACTGCGTCGTTTCAACGAAGCCTCCGCGGAACTCGATTCCCTCGAAGACCTCGACAGTTCCCACTACCAGTACGAAACCTACCCCAAAATCTACCCGAACCGGGTCGGATCAATGGTCCCTTTCTCCCTACGGTGGCTCCACGCCCTAATTCCAATCAAATTAGGGCAACGTCAGCAGGGCATGGATCGCTTTTACACACTCCTTGATTTCGTGCGCGGGAAGATTAGGGAAAAGGGGAATGACAACAAGCTAGGCGTCTCCCTCAAACTGTGGCGAAAACGAGAGGTTTTTGTCGTGAATTGCATAATAGGGCACCATTTGAGTCAGAAAGAATTCGGCGTGTGTTTGAGTTTGATGAAGGAGCTTCTCTCTCGCGATGATGGTTCGGACCCTGTGTTGGTTTCGCAACTTGGGTATATGCAGTTGCAGATTGGGGACTTGGAGGGTGCGAAAGTTTCTTTTTTGAAGGTGGAGAGTGAGGGAAAGAATAATGGGTCGTTGAGCGAGGTTGAGTTTAACAACCTTGTGAATAGGAACAAGGCGTTGGTGTATTTGGTTGGTAAGGACTATGTGTCGGCGGTGAGGGAGTACGAGGAGTGCATTGAGAGGGACAGCGCAGATATCGTGGCTGTGAATAACAAGGCTCTGTGTTTGATGTATCTTAGGGACTTGTCGGATTCTATAAAGGTGTTGGAGAGTGCGCTTGAGAGAGTTCCCACTGTGGCTCTCAACGAGACGCTTGTTGTCAATTTGTGTAGTATGTATGAATTGGCGTATGTTAATCACTCTGATATTAAGAGAACGCTTAGTAATTGGATTGCTCGTGTTGCACCGGATGATTTTGATGCATCTTGTACTCGTACATGA